One Papaver somniferum cultivar HN1 unplaced genomic scaffold, ASM357369v1 unplaced-scaffold_76, whole genome shotgun sequence genomic window carries:
- the LOC113344326 gene encoding putative F-box/FBD/LRR-repeat protein At1g78760: MEEESEISPISDYNGEEEVDRLSNLPESLIHHILSFTDMKYSIQTSVLSKRWRYIWTPLRTLSMKYSTPRKLHKDVDAYMYFVERVLMLRDNACDIQKFHLICQKYVEPFTEINFPLETWMLGVVRRNVQDLLLNLPLPEESVLPPCIFTCKSLMKLVLCCYGWKLTAVTLPKSFDLPKLKTLKLKGLTIYDIDLTNKFLSSCPVLESLAITRSSVNLTDIKAPNLKYLTLKHNEYNAIAGLKVRFYAPILTSFICESDMTHQFDYALENISSLVSCDITMAIDCTEKDEEPGAYEDFTAEDKVQYAQKMMKLLRAVRSVKDLILSRWLIKVMSEVPELLDCHTFEYTNLRGMTLRPFLSKECFRTITYLLKISPNIEILCVVINESLDDDDGLPKYPLCDEINDESPDISDDWETGLSLPCFLYNLKIVRIHNVKGRINELKFLEILLKNAPVLEYLVLYCDWDQDAGNIAITRRMKKFTEKLIKFPRAAPYVTFMCL; encoded by the exons ATGGAAGAAGAATCAGAAATTTCTCCAATTTCAGATtacaatggagaagaagaagtagatAGACTCAGCAATTTACCCGAATCTCTGATTCACCATATTCTATCTTTCACTGACATGAAATATTCAATTCAAACTAGCGTCTTGTCAAAGAGATGGAGATATATCTGGACTCCACTCCGAACCCTATCTATGAAATACTCTACACCCAGAAAGTTACATAAAGATGTCGATGCCTATATGTATTTTGTAGAAAGAGTACTCATGCTTCGTGATAATGCTTGTGATATACAAAAGTTTCATCTTATTTGTCAAAAATATGTGGAGCCGTTTACTGAAATAAACTTTCCGCTTGAGACTTGGATGCTTGGTGTCGTAAGACGTAACGTTCAAGATCTTTTACTTAATCTTCCTCTACCTGAAGAATCCGTGTTGCCTCCATGCATCTTTACTTGTAAGTCGTTGATGAAGTTGGTGTTGTGTTGCTATGGTTGGAAACTGACAGCGGTTACTTTACCTAAATCGTTTGATTTGCCTAAACTCAAAACTCTGAAGCTTAAAGGGCTTACAATTTATGATATAGACTTGACCAATAAGTTCTTGTCAAGCTGTCCTGTGCTAGAATCCTTGGCAATAACAAGGTCAAGTGTGAATCTAACTGATATTAAGGCTCCTAACCTCAAGTACTTGACATTAAAGCACAACGAGTATAATGCAATAGCAGGGCTGAAAGTCAGGTTTTATGCTCCAATTCTCACATCATTCATTTGTGAAAGTGACATGACTCATCAATTTGACTATGCTCTGGAGAACATTTCTTCTCTAGTTAGTTGTGATATTACAATGGCGATAGACTGCACCGAAAAAGATGAAGAACCAGGGGCGTATGAAGACTTTACTGCAGAGGATAAGGTACAATATGCTCAAAAGATGATGAAATTGCTGAGGGCTGTTCGTAGTGTCAAAGATCTCATATTATCACGTTGGCTCATAAAG GTTATGTCTGAAGTCCCTGAATTACTGGATTGTCACACTTTCGAATATACGAATCTGAGGGGTATGACGCTACGACCGTTTCTTTCTAAAGAATGCTTTCGTACAATAACATACTTATTGAAGATTTCTCCTAACATAGAGATTCTTTGCGTGGTTATAAACGAG AGTCTCGATGATGATGATGGGCTGCCGAAGTATCCATTATGTGATGAG ATAAATGACGAATCGCCAGATATAAGTGATGACTGGGAAACAGGATTGTCATTGCCATGCTTTTTATATAACCTAAAAATTGTCAGGATTCATAATGTCAAGGGGCGCATAAATGAACTCAAGTTTCTAGAGATTTTGTTAAAGAATGCCCCGGTTCTAGAGTATTTGGTCCTTTACTGTGACTGGGATCAAGACGCAGGTAACATAGCAATCACAAGACGAATGAAGAAATTCACTGAGAAGCTTATCAAATTTCCAAGAGCAGCTCCATATGTCACATTCATGTGCTTGTAG
- the LOC113344429 gene encoding phosphoenolpyruvate carboxylase 2-like — protein sequence MARSLEKMASIDAQLRLLAPGKVSEDDKLIEYDALLLDRFMDVLQDLHGDDIRETVMECYELSAEYEGNRDPKKLEELGNVLTSLDPGDSIVIAKSFSHMLNLANLAEEVQIAYRRRNKLKKGVFADENSATTESDFEETIKRLVVDLKKSPEEVFDALKNQTIDLVFTAHPTQSVRRSLLQKHGRIRNCLAQLYAKDITPDDKQELDEALQREIQAAFRTDEIRRTPPTPQDEMRAGMSYFHETIWKGVPKFLRRIDTALKNIGINERVPYNAPLIQFSSWMGGDRDGNPRVTPEVTRDVCLLARLMAANLYYSQIEELMFELSMWRCTDELRSRAEELHRNSRRDAKHYIEFWKQVPPTEPYRVVLGDVRDKLYQTRERSRHLLTNTISDIPEEATYTNIEQFLEPLELCYRSLCACGDRPVADGSLLDFLRQVSTFGLSLVRVDIRQESDRHTDVLDAITNHLGIGSYRDWSEERRQEWLLSELSGKRPLFGPDLPQSEEVADVLNTFHVLAELPADNFGAYVISMATSPSDVLAVELLQRECHVKQPLRVVPLFEKLADLESAPAALARLFSIDWYRNRIDGKQEVMIGYSDSGKDAGRFSAAWQLYKAQEDLIKVAKEYGIKLTMFHGRGGTVGRGGGPTHLAILSQPPETVHGSLRVTVQGEVIEQSFGEEHLCFRTLQRFTAATLEHGMKPPISPKPEWRTLMDEMAVVATEEYRSIVFQEPRFVEYFRRATPELEYGRMNIGSRPSKRKPSGGIESLRAIPWIFAWTQTRFHLPVWLGFGAAFKHIIQKDVRNLNMLQEMYNEWPFFRVTIDLVEMVFAKGDPGIAALYDKLLVSEDLWSFGEKLRNNYEETKSLLLQIANHKDLLEGDPHLKQRLRLRDSYITALNVCQAYTLKRIRDPSFHVKLRPHLSKEIMLKDILESNKPAAELVQLNPASDYAPGLEDTLILTMKGLAAGMQNTG from the exons ATGGCTAGGAGTCTGGAGAAAATGGCATCAATTGATGCCCAGTTGAGATTGTTAGCACCTGGAAAAGTATCTGAAGATGATAAACTTATTGAATACGATGCATTACTTTTAGATCGGTTCATGGATGTTCTTCAGGATTTGCATGGCGATGATATCAGAGAAACT GTTATGGAGTGTTATGAGTTATCAGCCGAGTACGAGGGAAACCGAGATCCTAAAAAGCTTGAAGAGCTTGGTAATGTGTTAACAAGTTTGGATCCTGGGGATTCTATTGTTATTGCTAAATCATTCTCTCACATGCTTAACTTGGCCAATTTGGCTGAGGAGGTTCAGATTGCTTACCGGAGACGGAACAAGCTCAAGAAGGGAGTTTTCGCTGATGAGAACTCTGCAACTACTGAATCTGACTTTGAAGAGACTATCAAGAGACTTGTAGTTGATCTCAAAAAGTCTCCTGAAGAGGTTTTTGATGCTTTGAAGAATCAGACCATAGATCTCGTCTTTACTGCTCATCCTACTCAGTCCGTCCGAAGATCATTGCTTCAGAAGCATGGAAG AATTCGAAATTGTTTGGCCCAGTTGTACGCTAAGGACATCACTCCTGATGACAAGCAAGAGCTTGATGAAGCTCTTCAGAGAGAG ATTCAAGCTGCATTTCGCACAGACGAAATCCGAAGAACTCCACCAACTCCACAAGATGAGATGAGAGCTGGGATGAGCTACTTCCATGAGACTATCTGGAAGGGAGTCCCCAAATTTCTACGAAGAATCGATACAGCTTTGAAGAATATTGGAATAAATGAGCGTGTTCCTTACAATGCCCCTCTAATTCAGTTTTCTTCCTGGATGGGTGGAGACCGTGATG GAAATCCAAGGGTTACCCCAGAGGTTACTAGAGATGTATGCTTACTGGCTAGATTGATGGCTGCAAACTTGTACTACTCTCAGATAGAGGAGCTTATGTTTGAG TTGTCCATGTGGCGTTGTACTGATGAACTTCGTTCACGAGCAGAGGAACTTCACAGGAACTCAAGGAGAGATGCAAAACACTACATTG AATTCTGGAAACAAGTTCCTCCAACTGAACCTTATCGTGTTGTTCTTGGAGATGTGAGGGATAAGCTATATCAGACACGTGAGCGTTCTCGCCATTTATTGACAAATACAATCTCTGACATTCCTGAGGAAGCAACTTACACTAACATCGAACAG TTCTTGGAGCCTCTTGAGCTTTGTTACAGATCCCTTTGCGCTTGTGGAGATAGACCAGTGGCTGATGGAAGCCTTCTCGATTTCTTGCGTCAGGTTTCTACCTTTGGTCTATCCCTTGTTAGAGTGGACATAAGGCAAGAATCAGATAGGCACACTGATGTTCTTGATGCCATCACGAATCATCTAGGTATTGGATCTTACCGTGACTGGTCCGAGGAACGCCGACAAGAATGGCTATTATCGGAGCTCAGTGGCAAGCGCCCCCTATTCGGTCCTGATCTTCCTCAATCTGAAGAAGTTGCCGATGTTTTGAACACTTTCCATGTCCTTGCAGAACTTCCTGCAGATAACTTTGGTGCCTATGTTATCTCAATGGCAACTTCACCGTCTGATGTTCTTGCCGTCGAACTCCTTCAACGTGAATGCCATGTGAAGCAACCATTGAGGGTTGTGCCATTGTTTGAGAAGCTTGCAGATTTAGAGTCTGCTCCAGCTGCTTTGGCCCGTCTTTTCTCAATTGACTGGTACAGGAACAGAATTGATGGTAAACAAGAAGTTATGATTGGTTACTCAGATTCCGGAAAGGATGCTGGCCGTTTCTCTGCAGCTTGGCAATTATATAAGGCTCAAGAAGACCTTATAAAGGTTGccaaagaatatggaattaagttAACAATGTTCCACGGTCGTGGTGGGACTGTTGGAAGAGGTGGTGGGCCCACCCATCTTGCTATTTTGTCACAACCACCAGAAACAGTCCATGGTTCACTTCGTGTTACGGTTCAGGGAGAAGTCATTGAACAGTCATTTGGGGAAGAGCATTTGTGTTTCAGAACACTTCAGCGTTTCACAGCTGCTACACTTGAGCATGGGATGAAACCTCCTATCTCTCCAAAGCCCGAATGGAGAACTCTTATGGACGAGATGGCTGTTGTTGCAACAGAAGAATACCGTTCCATCGTTTTCCAGGAACCTCGATTTGTTGAATACTTCCGTCGC GCAACTCCAGAGTTGGAGTACGGTCGGATGAACATTGGTAGTCGCCCATCCAAGCGAAAGCCGAGTGGAGGTATTGAATCACTCCGTGCAATCCCATGGATCTTTGCATGGACCCAGACAAGGTTCCATCTTCCAGTGTGGCTAGGTTTTGGGGCAGCATTCAAACATATTATTCAGAAAGATGTGAGGAATCTTAATATGCTACAAGAGATGTACAATGAGTGGCCTTTCTTCAGAGTCACCATCGATTTGGTAGAAATGGTGTTCGCTAAGGGAGACCCAGGTATTGCTGCTTTGTATGACAAGCTTTTAGTGTCAGAAGATCTTTGGTCTTTCGGAGAAAAATTAAGAAACAACTACGAAGAAACCAAGAGTCTTCTCCTGCAG ATTGCCAACCACAAGGATCTTCTTGAAGGGGACCCACACTTGAAGCAGAGACTAAGACTTCGTGATTCATACATCACAGCCCTAAATGTATGTCAAGCCTACACACTGAAGCGAATCAGAGACCCAAGCTTCCATGTGAAATTGAGGCCTCATCTTTCTAAGGAGATTATGTTGAAGGATATATTGGAGTCCAACAAGCCTGCGGCGGAGCTGGTGCAGCTGAACCCGGCAAGTGACTACGCTCCTGGTCTTGAAGACACCCTCATCCTGACCATGAAAGGTTTAGCTGCAGGAATGCAGAACACTGGTTAG